One Festucalex cinctus isolate MCC-2025b chromosome 1, RoL_Fcin_1.0, whole genome shotgun sequence genomic region harbors:
- the LOC144006560 gene encoding uncharacterized protein LOC144006560, translating to MDQDSEHEDYDARPRRQIRPPARYEDYEVDFQDRSIWRYREDEEVPHLEDRARMTPLNSAYDFSRPSHMQRQNTNLPEMDRYYGKEQQPQEDLLVSLLTPERKMSPVHSTPLHAMQPRHPQEDIRSELEDIRHERHLLQETQRHLASELIDMRALRADMKQLVDAFQNFTSRSSPVCRPEIVQSPPLAAADGPEEDDWPTPPVWSSSVMDEMALADLPPPPPPGNSVQRAAAHPHVEEEDISTRLSPPVGSRTYRQPTAYSAAPLTRQWSTAHDHHHWSPPPESKYPVISGCKSEPGDGPQPPPARPRMQLPPSGLNPGSMVASNYYGPRPTIGNFTRRDPREFARLKLSLENLLPPDATERFKYQVLVDHLQLEEAQLIADAYLSSPTPFSDTMAALNDKFGQPHQIALRRISTVMDAPDVKRGDIAAFERFALVVQSLVGMLRTLGPEGEAELQCGSHVARLLSKLPPEQRAEFRRCMFYRGIQLHTLPDLAEWLKHEAWCQDTEGQLALREAKGKSAPKQDGRQSSRPVTVLHGREDASTKSETQALANATTVRGTKPFCPFCNNETHYLSKCTAVSKLTKDQLTEWIKTNRRCWRCARSHQAAQCNLKKTCNLCQGRHLQVLHEVNMRPAKVPATPIMGESHTTRATTEVLYLDRPTDGSRVLLKVVKVYLHYADRTLSTYAILDDGSERTMLLPEAAEKLGVQGTPEDIPLRTIRQEVQVLRGASVSFSISSPAKTKKRFKITAAFTSAQIGLASHNYPMQQLRKKYKHLIGLPLPNITDVTPLLLIGSDHPHLITPTEPVRLGPPGGPAAVCTRLGWTLQGPAGAVCHLAQPQQCLLTTLAPSAKELMRHVERLWQVDTIPFRSEKLVTRSKQDHEAITMLENKTTRVNVDGVLRYATPLLRQKTMPLLHSTKESVMPILRSVERRLAKDSVQAAAYKEEMEKLIRAGSVIKCSSEIPDDGGQEAWYIPHHMVRHNGKNRLVFNCSHQYQGHSLNDYLLPGPTLGASLLGVLLRFREHAVAISGDIKGMFHQVRLLPEDRALLRFVWRDFSQGEPPAVYEWQVLPFGTTCSPCCATFALQRHVYDNSQPEEDVRISIERNFYVDNCLQSIPTVAEGKQLVDKLRALLASAGFELRQWASNEPEVISHLPEESRSASVELWLAQHKTDAPESTLGLRWLFHTDVLGYKHRPVEYGIPTMRNIYKVLASQYDPLGFILPYTTRAKILVRHLWDKHRGWDDPLLPQGLLQKWKVWEEELQILPQVTLPRPYLPKDVDPCGLNQEMHVFCDSSEEAYGSVAYLRSTDKYGQVHLSFLMARSRVAPKRSHSMPRLELCAALTGAQLVQMLKRELTIDIKRIILWSDSTTVLTWLKSETCRFKVFVGTRVAEIQELTSGHVWRYVDSARNPADDVTRGKHLRELVEPNRWSQGPSFLLQSPDTWPEDPSLDQVPDTSELRKSVFCGVTTVTSCQHTLDLEQFSSWKDLLEATTQELHGAAGSDGPPAAEEYRQAEKVLLRRAQMESFPQEYSLLKRGRVVPRNSRLITLSPELDDDGDLIRVGGRLRRAEDLEPGTLHPVVLDPHHRVTKLLIQDFDNRLHHPGPERVFAELRRSFWVLRGREAVRRHQHSCFDCRRLRARPVVPRMADLPVARLRLFKPAFYSTGMDCFGPFEIKVGRRREKRWGIIFKCLTTRAVHLDLLTAMDTDSFLMALRRFSARRGTPAELLSDQGTNFKGGEKELQKAFAEISPALQEHLAPQKIAFRFNPPASPHFGGVWEREIRSVKVALSATVGAQPVAEEVLHTVLIEVENILNSKPLGYVSSDARDPDPVTPNVLLMGRPDGSLPQVVYPETELLSRRRWKHTQVLADHFWARFIKLYVPSFQTRQKWQATSTDLTQDSVVMIADPQLPRALWPIGTVTKTHPSPDGRIRSADVKVKGRVYTRPVARLVVLPMLPTENEEDNATAAVPP from the coding sequence ATGGATCAAGACTCAGAGCATGAAGATTATGATGCACGTCCCCGACGACAGATTCGTCCCCCTGCCCGCTATGAGGATTATGAAGTGGATTTTCAGGACCGCAGCATATGGAGGTACAGAGAGGACGAAGAGGTCCCTCACCTGGAGGATCGGGCCAGGATGACCCCCCTCAACTCAGCGTATGATTTTTCCCGACCAAGCCACATGCAGCGGCAGAACACTAATCTCCCAGAGATGGACAGGTACTATGGCAAGGAGCAGCAACCCCAAGAGGATCTGCTTGTCTCCCTACTGACACCAGAACGGAAGATGTCCCCTGTTCACTCTACTCCACTTCATGCGATGCAGCCCCGTCACCCACAAGAGGACATAAGATCTGAATTGGAGGACATCCGTCATGAGAGACATCTCCTACAAGAGACACAGCGGCACTTGGCGTCAGAACTCATAGACATGAGAGCTCTGCGGGCCGATATGAAGCAATTAGTAGATGCTTTTCAGAACTTTACAAGCCGATCTTCTCCTGTCTGCAGACCAGAGATTGTACAGTCCCCACCATTGGCTGCGGCTGACGGCCCCGAAGAAGATGACTGGCCTACTCCACCTGTGTGGTCGAGTTCAGTGATGGACGAGATGGCACTGGCTGAccttccaccaccaccaccaccaggtaACAGTGTTCAGAGAGCAGCTGCACATCCACATGTTGAAGAAGAGGATATCTCAACCCGTCTTTCACCGCCTGTTGGAAGCCGTACATATAGGCAGCCAACCGCATATAGTGCCGCTCCTCTTACAAGACAGTGGTCCACTGCTCATGACCACCATCACTGGTCGCCCCCGCCTGAGTCCAAATATCCGGTAATTTCCGGTTGCAAGAGTGAGCCAGGAGATGGTCCCCAGCCGCCTCCTGCCAGGCCAAGGATgcagctgccaccttctggactGAACCCAGGCAGCATGGTAGCGTCTAATTACTATGGACCACGCCCGACCATAGGCAACTTCACCCGCCGTGATCCAAGGGAGTTTGCACGCCTGAAGCTGTCATTAGAGAACCTCCTACCCCCAGACGCCACTGAACGTTTTAAGTATCAAGTGTTGGTCGATCACCTGCAACTAGAAGAGGCTCAGTTGATTGCAGATGCGTACCTCAGCTCACCAACGCCTTTCTCCGATACAATGGCAGCCCTGAATGACAAGTTTGGTCAGCCCCATCAGATAGCATTGAGGCGGATTTCTACCGTGATGGATGCTCCTGATGTCAAGAGAGGAGATATTGCTGCATTTGAGAGGTTTGCACTCGTAGTACAGTCGTTGGTGGGAATGTTAAGAACACTGGGCCCTGAAGGAGAGGCCGAGCTACAGTGTGGTTCTCACGTCGCCCGCCTGTTAAGCAAGTTACCACCAGAGCAAAGAGCTGAATTTCGACGCTGCATGTTCTACCGAGGCATCCAACTACACACCTTACCCGACTTGGCAGAGTGGCTGAAACACGAGGCATGGTGTCAGGACACTGAAGGACAGTTGGCATTGAGAGAAGCTAAGGGGAAGTCAGCCCCTAAACAAGATGGTCGACAGAGCAGTCGCCCCGTTACTGTCCTCCATGGGAGGGAGGATGCAAGCACTAAGTCAGAAACTCAAGCACTAGCCAATGCCACGACGGTGAGAGGTACCAAGCCATTCTGtccattctgcaacaatgagaCTCATTATCTTAGCAAGTGCACCGCCGTTTCCAAGCTCACCAAAGATCAGTTGACAGAATGGATTAAGACCAACAGGAGATGTTGGCGTTGCGCCCGGTCTCATCAAGCAGCCCAGTGCAACTTGAAGAAGACCTGTAACCTCTGCCAAGGTAGACACCTCCAGGTCCTGCACGAAGTCAATATGAGGCCAGCCAAAGTACCAGCCACACCCATAATGGGAGAGAGCCACACTACGAGGGCTACAACTGAGGTGCTGTACCTAGACCGACccacagatggcagcagagtactcttgaaagtcgtcaaagtctACCTTCATTATGCTGATCGTACACTGAGCACCTATGCTATATTGGATGACGGTTCTGAGAGAACCATGTTGTTGCCAGAGGCCGCAGAGAAGTTGGGCGTACAAGGGACTCCAGAAGACATCCCGCTTCGTACTATCCGACAAGAGGTCCAGGTGCTACGAGGTGCATCAGTCTCATTCTCCATTTCCTCCCCTGCTAAAACGAAGAAGAGGTTCAAGATCACGGCTGCCTTCACCTCAGCCCAGATCGGACTAGCTAGTCACAACTACCCGATGCAGCAGCTCAGGAAGAAATATAAGCATCTGATTGGCCTTCCCTTACCAAACATCACCGATGTGACACCTCTACTTCTCATTGGGAGTGATCATCCTCACCTCATCACCCCCACTGAACCCGTCAGGTTGGGACCTCCAGGAGGACCTGCAGCAGTCTGCActagactgggctggacgttaCAGGGCCCAGCAGGTGCAGTCTGCCACCTTGCACAACCACAGCAGTGCTTATTGACGACACTAGCCCCTTCGGCGAAAGAGTTGATGAGGCACGTTGAGAGACTATGGCAGGTCGATACGATCCCCTTCAGAAGTGAGAAACTGGTTACTCGCTCAAAGCAAGACCATGAGGCCATTACTATGCTTGAGAACAAGACTACAAGAGTAAATGTTGACGGCGTACTCCGATATGCCACGCCGCTGCTCCGCCAGAAAACCATGCCACTTCTTCACTCTACCAAAGAGTCTGTTATGCCCATCTTGCGGAGTGTGGAACGACGGCTGGCCAAGGACTCGGTCCAAGCTGCTGCCTACAAAGAGGAGATGGAGAAACTGATCAGGGCTGGCTCAGTCATCAAGTGTAGCTCTGAAATCCCGGATGATGGAGGACAGGAAGCATGGTACATCCCCCATCATATGGTGCGCCACAATGGAAAAAACAGACTGGTTTTCAACTGTTCCCACCAGTATCAAGGTCACAGCCTAAATGATTACCTGCTTCCTGGGCCGACACTCGGAGCGTCACTTCTAGGCGTTCTTCTGCGCTTCCGTGAGCATGCAGTAGCCATCAGCGGTGACATCAAAGGCATGTTTCACCAGGTCCGACTCCTCCCCGAAGATCGCGCCCTCCTCAGGTTTGTCTGGCGGGATTTCAGTCAAGGGGAGCCACCTGCGGTGTACGAGTGGCAGGTGTTACCATTCGGAACAACATGCAGCCCCTGTTGTGCCACATTCGCCTTACAGCGACACGTCTACGATAACAGCCAGCCAGAGGAGGATGTGAGGATCTCCATTGAAAGGAATTTCTATGTGGACAACTGTCTCCAAAGTATCCCGACCGTTGCAGAGGGGAAGCAACTGGTAGACAAATTACGAGCCCTCCTAGCTTCAGCTGGTTTTGAGCTGCGTCAGTGGGCCAGCAATGAACCCGAAGTCATAAGTCACCTCCCAGAAGAAAGTCGCTCAGCTAGCGTGGAGCTATGGCTAGCACAGCACAAGACAGATGCTCCTGAGTCCACTCTAGGGCTAAGATGGCTCTTCCACACTGATGTACTTGGTTACAAGCATCGTCCAGTGGAGTATGGCATTCCAACAATGCGCAACATTTATAAAGTCTTGGCCAGTCAGTATGATCCTTTGGGATTCATCTTACCCTACACAACCCGGGCTAAGATCCTAGTCCGGCACCTCTGGGACAAGCACCGTGGATGGGATGATCCACTTCTGCCGCAGGGGCTCCTGCAGAAGTGGAAAGTCTGGGAGGAAGAATTACAAATCCTGCCACAAGTTACCCTGCCTCGACCATACTTGCCCAAGGATGTGGATCCCTGTGGTCTTAACCAAGAAATGCATGTTTTCTGCGACTCCTCTGAAGAAGCTTACGGTTCGGTGGCGTACCTCCGGTCCACTGATAAGTATGGCCAGGTGCATTTGTCATTCCTGATGGCTCGCTCCAGAGTGGCGCCCAAGCGATCTCATTCAATGCCACGTCTGGAACTTTGTGCAGCCCTCACTGGGGCCCAGCTAGTACAGATGCTAAAGAGAGAACTTACTATTGACATCAAACGGATAATTCTGTGGTCCGATTCCACAACTGTCCTGACCTGGCTGAAGTCCGAAACATGCCGATTCAAGGTCTTCGTCGGCACCCGCGTGGCAGAAATTCAGGAGCTGACCAGTGGGCATGTCTGGAGATATGTCGATTCAGCAAGGAACCCCGCGGATGATGTGACCCGAGGCAAACATTTGAGAGAGCTGGTGGAGCCCAATCGCTGGAGTCAAGGCCCCTCCTTTCTCCTCCAGAGTCCCGATACCTGGCCAGAAGATCCTTCTCTTGACCAAGTACCAGACACCTCCGAGCTACGTAAGTCGGTCTTCTGTGGAGTCACCACAGTGACCTCATGTCAACACACCTTAGATTTAGAGCAGTTCAGCTCTTGGAAGGATCTGTTGGAGGCAACAACGCAGGAACTGCACGGGGCGGCCGGCTCCGATGGTCCTCCTGCTGCAGAAGAATACCGCCAGGCTGAGAAGGTGCTTCTCCGGAGAGCTCAAATGGAGAGTTTCCCCCAAGAGTACAGCTTACTGAAAAGGGGCAGGGTGGTCCCGAGAAACAGTCGACTTATCACTCTATCGCCTGAGCTAGATGATGATGGAGATCTCATCCGAGTCGGAGGAAGACTCCGTCGAGCAGAGGATTTGGAACCTGGAACCCTTCACCCAGTTGTCCTCGACCCGCACCATAGAGTGACCAAACTACTGATCCAGGACTTCGACAACCGACTTCACCACCCAGGCCCTGAACGGGTGTTTGCTGAGCTGCGACGCTCTTTCTGGGTTCTTCGTGGGCGTGAAGCGGTCCGGCGCCACCAGCATAGTTGCTTTGATTGCCGACGATTGAGAGCTAGGCCAGTTGTCCCACGAATGGCGGACCTCCCAGTAGCTCGGCTTCGCTTATTCAAACCTGCTTTCTATTCGACAGGGATGGATTGCTTTGGACCTTTTGAAATCAAGGTGGGCCGCCGTCGAGAAAAAAGATGGGGAATCATCTTCAAATGCCTCACCACCCGAGCAGTCCACTTGGACCTGCTGACTGCCATGGACACAGACTCCTTTCTGATGGCTCTTCGTCGGTTCAGTGCTCGCCGGGGGACACCCGCAGAACTGTTGTCTGACCAAGGGACGAATTTCAAGGGAGGAGAAAAGGAACTACAGAAGGCTTTCGCTGAAATCTCACCTGCACTACAAGAGCACCTTGCACCTCAAAAAATTGCCTTCCGATTCAACCCCCCAGCTTCGCCCCACTTTGGAGGAGTGTGGGAGCGCGAGATACGCTCAGTCAAAGTTGCCCTCTCTGCCACAGTTGGTGCACAACCTGTTGCCGAAGAAGTTCTCCACACAGTGCTGATCGAGGTGGAGAATATTCTTAACAGTAAGCCTCTTGGCTATGTTTCTTCTGATGCCCGCGACCCAGATCCAGTGACGCCCAATGTTCTCCTGATGGGGCGGCCTGATGGCTCACTACCTCAGGTCGTCTATCCAGAAACCGAGCTTCTCAGCCGCCGCCGCTGGAAGCATACACAAGTCCTAGCTGATCACTTCTGGGCTCGTTTCATCAAGCTCTACGTGCCAAGTTTTCAGACTCGTCAGAAGTGGCAGGCCACATCAACGGACCTCACTCAGGACTCTGTGGTGATGATTGCCGATCCTCAACTTCCCCGAGCCTTGTGGCCCATTGGGACTGTAACTAAGACTCATCCAAGTCCTGACGGACGTATCCGGTCCGCCGACGTGAAAGTGAAAGGAAGGGTTTATACCCGGCCTGTTGCTAGGCTGGTGGTCCTCCCTATGCTTCCTACAGAGAATGAAGAAGACAACGCTACCGCTGCTGTTCCACCATAG
- the LOC144007612 gene encoding transcription factor Ken-like, translating into MFTMTKVKYEEELCGAQEDNERQRQLLDAVYKQPRVVLNRADVGEKYIFPERQEPEFPGVKQEEDLEPLQVKEEQQQQPPNIKKEEQLPPYIEEEEHFTGLPVTGVHLKTEDERQYEENKGAESPSRQQMTNDDSRLALMSDGEDASHAAHTADDEQCDDDVTCHTDGKRWKSSQCGKTFGSKSQLRRHAMGHTGHKPFACTVCGRSFSRKET; encoded by the exons atgttcacaatgacgaaagtcaagtacgaagaggagctttgtggagcacaggaggacaacgagcgacaacgtcaactgctggacgccgtttacaagcagcctcgagttgtgttgaacagagcag atgtcggtgaaaaatatatttttcctgagcggcaggagccagagttccctggcgtgaaacaggaggaggacttggagcctctgcaagttaaagaagagcagcagcaacagcctcccaacatcaaaaaagaggagcagctgccaccatacattgaagaggaggagcacttcacagggttgcccgtgactggtgtccatttgaagactgaagatgaacgtcaatatgaagagaacaaaggggcggagtctccaagcagacaacaaatgacaaatgatgacagccggttagctcttatgtcagatggtgaagacgcgtcacacgctgctcacactgctgacgatgaacagtgtgacgatgatgtgacatgtcacactgatggcaaacggtggaaatcttctcagtgtggaaaaacctttggttccaagtctcaattgagaagacacgcgatgggccacactggtcataaaccctttgcttgcacagtttgtggtcgaagtttctctAGGAAGGAAACTTGa